CAACCAGGCTCCCGGCTTCAGGATCCGGGCCAACCGGTCCAGATTCTCCGGACCGATGAAGCGGCGGAAGGCGTGGCGCTTTTTGGGCCAGGGGTCCGGAAACAGCACAAAACAGCGTGAAATGGACGCATCCGGCAGGGTGTCCAGCAGCGGGCGGGCATCCCCGGGCACAATCCGCACGTTGGACAGCCCCTGACGCTCCATATGGCCCAGAAGGCTGGCCACGCCGTTCATGAAAAACTCTGCCCCGATAATGCCGGTATCAGGATGGGCCGCAG
The window above is part of the Pseudomonadota bacterium genome. Proteins encoded here:
- a CDS encoding tRNA (guanine(46)-N(7))-methyltransferase TrmB; translated protein: MTCVTPLPDNPQSPVRLNLYGRRQGRPLRPHRKALVQDLLPRLRIDLPPPPGKIDPAALFPPQIKEIWLEIGFGAGEHLAAQAAAHPDTGIIGAEFFMNGVASLLGHMERQGLSNVRIVPGDARPLLDTLPDASISRCFVLFPDPWPKKRHAFRRFIGPENLDRLARILKPGAWL